In the Streptomyces coeruleoprunus genome, TCCGCCCGCCCGTCCTCCCCGAGAAGGCCACCGAGGAGGACATCCACGCCGCCGCCCTGCAGTACGTCCGCAAGGTCTCCGGGTTCCGCGTGCCCGCCGCGCACAACCGCGAGGTGTTCGAACGGGCCGTCGCGGAGGTCGCCGAGGCCACCCGGCGGCTGCTCGACGACCTGGAGGTGCGGGGCGCCGGTGCG is a window encoding:
- a CDS encoding DUF2277 domain-containing protein, whose protein sequence is MCRSIKTLRPPVLPEKATEEDIHAAALQYVRKVSGFRVPAAHNREVFERAVAEVAEATRRLLDDLEVRGAGAARKPATVREPAGA